The Spirochaetaceae bacterium DNA window AACCACTACTTTCATAATAGGTTCAAGGATTTGCGGCCCAGCTTTTAGGTAAGCCTCACGGAAACCGCCGCGGGCGGCAACTTGGAAGGCCATATCGCTACTGTCTACCGGGTGGTATTGGCCGTCATTAATGGTACATTTAACACCTACGATAGGGAAACCGATAAGCCCGCCCTTATCGAGGCAGCTCTTAAAGCCTTTATCACAGCTCGGTACAAATTCGGTGGGGATAACACCACCCTTAATGCTGTTCACAAATTCGTATTCGCCTTCCATTGGGTCGATAAATCCGGCCACACGTGCATATTGGCCGCTACCGCCGGTTTGCTTTTTGTGAATGTAATTAAAATCGGCGTGTTTGGTGATGGTTTCGCGGTAAGCTACCTGCGGCGCACCGGTGGTAACTTCGGCTTTATACTCACGCTTCATACGTTCAATGTATACTTCAAGGTGTAGCTCACCCATACCTTGCACAATGGTTTCGTTACTTTCGGGGTCAACAAAGGTGCGGAAGGTGGGGTCTTCTTTGGTAAAGCGGTTAAGAGCTTTGGCCATATTATCGGCGGCTTTTTTATCAACAGGCTTTACCGAAAGGCTGATAACGGGGGCCGGCACGTACATACTGGTTAAGCTGTAATTTACCTTTGGGCTACAAAAGGTGTCGCCGCTGGCACAATCAATACCAAAAAGGGCGGCAATATCACCGGCCGGCGATTCGCTAATGTCGCTCATTTCGTTACTGTGCATACGTACAAGGCGGCCAACTTTAAATTTCTTTTGGGTGCGGCTGTTAATAAGCTCATCACCTTTTTTAATGGTCCCCTGATAAACGCGTATGTAGGTAACCTGCCCGTATTGGCCATCGTCTAATTTAAAGGCAAGGGCTACGGTAGGTTTGGTAGCATCGCTGGCTAAAATTACTTCGGCTTCGTTATTAGCAAGGTCTAGGGCTTTGTTGGTAACTTCGGCCGGGTTAGGTAAGTAGCTAATAACGCCATCTAACACCGGTTGCACGCCTTTATTTTTGTAGGCGCTGCCCATCATTACCGGCACTAATTGCTCGGCGATGGTCCCTTTGCGGATAGCGGCTTTAATTAAATCGCTGGGAATGCTTGCGCCATGCTCATCTTCCATCACCATTTCCATCAGCTCATCGCTAAAGGCGCTAACGCTATCCAGCATTTGAGCACGGTACTTTAAAGCGTCTTCTTTCATGTTGGCAGGAATTTCGCCCACTTCAAATTTTCCTTCGTCATCAAAGGTGATAGCTTTCATTTCAATTAAATCTACTACACCTTTAAATTGGTCTTCTAGGCCAATCGGTATTTGAATAAGCACCGAGTTTAAGTTAAGCTTATCGCGCAGTTGTTCTTTAACCCTAAAAGGGTTAGCACCGGTGCGGTCGCACTTATTAACAAAGGCAATGCGCGGCACATGGTAACGTTTAAGCTGCCTGTCTACCGTAATAGATTGGCTTTGCACACCGGCTACCGAACATAGCACTAAAATAGCGCCGTCTAATACACGTAAGCTGCGCTCTACTTCAATGGTAAAGTCGACGTGGCCGGGTGTATCAATTAAGTTAATGTCGTTATCGTCCCAGCTAATGTTGGTAGCGGCGCTGGTAATGGTAATACCGCGTTCGCGCTCCAGCTCCATGTGGTCCATAGTGGCCCCAACGCCGTCTTTCCCTTTAACATCGTGAATGGCATGAATTTTGTTGCTAAAAAACAAAATACGTTCTGATAGGGTAGTTTTGCCCGAATCGATATGGGCGCTAATACCAATATTACGTACCTTTTGAATGTCCATAAAATTTCCTCAATATTCCTTAAATTATTTGCTAAACCATTATATTGATAACTAAAACTTTTGGCAAGGCCACTAGAGGTTTTTGTAGAGGTAAAGGGTTAATTAATTTTGATAAAAGAGGATAAATAGATAGGTAGCATTGTAAATTATCGACAGGGGCTATGCTGTCTAAAAGAAAAAATTTAGTAATTTAAAATTTGCCATCTTACATTTTGTGTGCTATAATTAAGCAATATACTTATTAAGAGGGTTTTATGAGCGAACTACAAATAAAATTAAATAGTTATTTACAGCAAGAAACCAATCCTATCTTTTTGAAAGAAGCGGAAGGGGTAAAAACGAACGAAGCCGAATTGGCCGAGCGGTTTAGCAGCTATCTGGCTTTTGGCACCGGCGGTATGCGCGGCTTAATTGGCGCAGGGTACAGCCGTTTAAATCCTTACACCATTAAACGGGCCGGGCAAGGGGTGGCTAATTACCTTAAAAAAGCCTATCCTAATAAGCCGCTTAAAGTAGCCATTAGTTACGATACCCGCAACTACAGCGAGCTTTTTGCTAAAGAAACGGCTTTAATCTTTGCGGCTAACGGCTTTACGGCTTACTTAAGTGATGCAGCCCGCCCTGTACCGTTGCTTAGTTTTGCTGTGCGCCATTACGAGGCCGATGTAGGTATTATGATAACGGCCAGCCATAACCCGCCGGCTTACAACGGTTACAAAGTTTACGGCAGCGATGGTTGCCAAGTGCTGCCGCCGCACGATGTAGGTATAGAGGACGAAGTTGGTAAAGTAATCGCTATTAATAATATTAACTATGATGAGGCGGTAAACAAAGGGCTCATTATTACCATAGGGGAGCAGTTAGATAAAGCTTACGGCCAGTTAGTGCAAGGTTTGTGGCGTTATATAGATTACAACCCGCTGGACCAAATAGAAGCCGAAGATAGCAGCCTAACCCCAGCGAGCGATGTTAAACTTAATCCTGCCGGTTATACCATCAGTTATACGCCGTTACATGGCAGCGGTTATTTGCCTGTTTATAATAATTTAACTAAAGCCGGCTTTAAGGTTGTGATACCGGAGGCGCAAAGGCTGCCCGATGGCAACTTTCCTACCGTTAAAGTGCCTAACCCCGAATACGCCGAAACTTTACAGCTAGCCATCGAGCTGGCAAAAAAAGAAAAGGCCGCCTTAGTACTGGCTACCGACCCCGATGCCGATAGGTTAGGCCTTGCCGTTTTACATAACGGCGAATATAAACTGTTGACCGGTAACCAAATAGGGGCCTTGCTTTTAGATTATCTTTGCCATAGCCGCAAGGAACAACACGAACTGCCGGCCGGTAGCTATTTTGCCAACACTATTGTTACCAGTAATTTGCAAAATTTAATTGCTAAAAGTTATGGTTTAAAAGATTACCGCCTGCTTACCGGCTTTAAATATATTGGCGAAACCATCGCTAAAGAGAGCGGCGTTTTTATCTTTGGCTGCGAAGAAAGTTACGGCTACTTAGCCACCCCAGAGGTGCGTGATAAAGATGCCGTTTCGGCAGCTTTGCTTACCGCCGAGATGGCTTTGTATTATAGTAAGCAAGGTAAAACTTTACTGGATAAACTTAACGAGTTATATACAAAGTTTGGTTACTTTGAGGAACACCAAGTAGCCCACGATTTTCCCGGCCTTGCCGGCTTAAAAGCTATGCAAACCCTTATAACCAAGCTGCGGCATAATCCTGTAAATTGGCCGGAGGCTACCGTTAAGATAATTGATTACTTAAAAGATACCGATTTACCCAAAAGTGATGTGCTGGAATATAACTTAGCCGGCGGCACCAAAGTTATTGTACGGCCCAGCGGCACCGAGCCTAAAATTAAATTTTATATTTTGGCCCAAGGCGAGGATAAAGCAGCTATTGATGTGTTAGTAACGGCCATTAAAAAGATAATTAATGAGTTATTAACGGTTTAAATTTAACTTTTTTATCTACCGTGTGTAAACAAAATCCGCACGGTAGATAAAGCTGTTTAGCTGGGTTCCGCTTCTGGCTCTTTAGCTGTGTTAAGCAGTTCGGCTATACGCACGCTGGCATCTTGTACATTTTCCACTCGTTTTTTAACGGTTTCCGAGCTTTCGTCTAGCTGCTGCATATCTTGGTTAATAATTTCGCTTTGTTTAAGTATGGCTGCAGCTCCGTCTCCAACATTTTCGATAGTTTTTTGAATAGTCTTAAGAGCCTCGATAATTTGCGCACTGCCCTCTTCTTGTTTAGCAGCGGTGGTATTTACCATATTAAAAACAAGACCAAAAGATTTATCCATTTCTTTAATTTCGTCAAAAATTAAGTTCATGGTATCAACAGTTTCGCTGGATACGGTACCTACCTGCGAAATGCGGCGTTCAATTTCGCTAATCCGCAGCGAAATATTACCAGATTCTTTAGCCGAAAGCTCGGCCAATTTACGTATTTCGCCGGCTACAACGGCAAAACCTTTACCGGCTTCGCCGGCGTGAGCCGCCGAGATAGCGGCATTCATAGCTAAAATATTGGTACGGCCGGTAATATCCGCGATACTTTTGTTGGCAACTTGTAAAGCTACAGCCTCTGTTTCAATTTGCCTTACTTCCTCTGCTAAACGTAAAAGCATAGCGTGGCCTTCGGCCGAAGTTCTGCTAAGGGCATCGGTGGTTTTGCTGGCATCTTGCACCATCGGGCTTAAGGCTTCTGTGCCTGCTATCATTTGCTGCACCGTTTGCGAGGAATTGGTTACCTGTGAAGCTTGCAGCTTAATGGCTTGGTTTAGAGCATCGATAGAATTAGTAATTTCGTTTACCGAAGTGGAGGTACGTACAATCGCTAATTTTTGCAAATCGGTACTATCCTGCATATTTTTTATACTATCGTTGATAGAACCTAAGTTATCTAACGAACTGACAATTATCCCGTTAAGTTGTTCGCTGCGCCCCGATGCCTGTAAAAGGTGGTCGTTAAGTTTATTAATATTGGTTTTAAGGCTATTGCGTATCTCCATTAAAGCCTTTTGGATAAGCCCCAGCTCGTCTTTACGATAGCTGCTGAAGCCGGCAGCAAAATTCATTTTAGCTAAGGCATCGGCTATTTCCTCTATATTTTGTACGGTGGCGCTAAAAGATACCGAAACAAGAAAGGCAAAAACTAAGGATATAACTAAAGAGATTGCTAAAGTAATAAAAAAGGTAATAAGTGAACGGGTTCTTAAGTCATTAACATCTCGCACATTAAAGTCGGCAGCCCATACGGCGATAACTTGCCCGGCTTCCCAAATGGGTAAAAAGGCCGTTACTAAGGTGCCCCATTCCGGGTCGATGTATTGGTTTGTTAGGGTTACTATTCCCGTATTAAAGGCAGCGCTAAGTTCTGGCGGTACCTCTCCCCATTCCTCTACATCGATAACACCCGGCGTATCATAACTAGAGGCAAGAAAGTAATAGCTTCTGTTAGCCGCTGTGCCGCGCCTTTCCACTAAGTAAACATAGGCTAAATCGAAAGTACTGGCTATTTTAACTAAAGTGGTGGTAAGGCTTTCATGAAAAGCGCTCGATTCGCTACCGGCATCTTCGGCAGTTAAATAATTTACTTGGCTGCTCTCTATAGGGTGTAAGGCAGCAACCAAGTTTACCGCATTGGTTAAGGTGCTTTCGTAACTTTGGCGCACAAAGTTTTGGTATTGGTTAAAAATAGGCAAAGCGGCGCTAATAAAAATTAGTGCACCTAATCCTAGAAAAAGAAAAAAGAATTTCCATCTTAAGCTATGTATTCCCATAATTTTAATTAATACTCCTATTTAAGTAAACGGTATTATGGTTAGTTTAACTTTACGTTTTACAGTAAAATTTTACTTTATCAGATAATTTGATTTTTTACTAGTACCTATAAGGGGTTTTAAAAAAATTAAGCTTAAAATGTAAAGCTGCAAGTAACTTGACAAAACCTTTACGGGTATGTTAAGGTAAAGCTGCCTTTAAGTTAGGCCACGTGCGGCTGTTATTAGCCAAACCTTGTCAGGTCCGGAAGGAAGCAGCAATAGGTTAAGTACAGGGCGATGCGTTAAGCTTAACTTAAAGGCTTTTTTATACAATTAAAAGGTAAAAGTTGAGAACTGATAGTTGACAAACACAGAATAAGAGTTACAATCTTTCAGTTT harbors:
- the fusA gene encoding elongation factor G; translation: MDIQKVRNIGISAHIDSGKTTLSERILFFSNKIHAIHDVKGKDGVGATMDHMELERERGITITSAATNISWDDNDINLIDTPGHVDFTIEVERSLRVLDGAILVLCSVAGVQSQSITVDRQLKRYHVPRIAFVNKCDRTGANPFRVKEQLRDKLNLNSVLIQIPIGLEDQFKGVVDLIEMKAITFDDEGKFEVGEIPANMKEDALKYRAQMLDSVSAFSDELMEMVMEDEHGASIPSDLIKAAIRKGTIAEQLVPVMMGSAYKNKGVQPVLDGVISYLPNPAEVTNKALDLANNEAEVILASDATKPTVALAFKLDDGQYGQVTYIRVYQGTIKKGDELINSRTQKKFKVGRLVRMHSNEMSDISESPAGDIAALFGIDCASGDTFCSPKVNYSLTSMYVPAPVISLSVKPVDKKAADNMAKALNRFTKEDPTFRTFVDPESNETIVQGMGELHLEVYIERMKREYKAEVTTGAPQVAYRETITKHADFNYIHKKQTGGSGQYARVAGFIDPMEGEYEFVNSIKGGVIPTEFVPSCDKGFKSCLDKGGLIGFPIVGVKCTINDGQYHPVDSSDMAFQVAARGGFREAYLKAGPQILEPIMKVVVEGPSEFQGTILGTINQRRGMILGSTEEGKNCVIESEVPLSEMFGYSTTLRSNTQGKAEFSMEFAKYAKAPANVSEELIKKYGKNAGKSE
- a CDS encoding phospho-sugar mutase codes for the protein MSELQIKLNSYLQQETNPIFLKEAEGVKTNEAELAERFSSYLAFGTGGMRGLIGAGYSRLNPYTIKRAGQGVANYLKKAYPNKPLKVAISYDTRNYSELFAKETALIFAANGFTAYLSDAARPVPLLSFAVRHYEADVGIMITASHNPPAYNGYKVYGSDGCQVLPPHDVGIEDEVGKVIAINNINYDEAVNKGLIITIGEQLDKAYGQLVQGLWRYIDYNPLDQIEAEDSSLTPASDVKLNPAGYTISYTPLHGSGYLPVYNNLTKAGFKVVIPEAQRLPDGNFPTVKVPNPEYAETLQLAIELAKKEKAALVLATDPDADRLGLAVLHNGEYKLLTGNQIGALLLDYLCHSRKEQHELPAGSYFANTIVTSNLQNLIAKSYGLKDYRLLTGFKYIGETIAKESGVFIFGCEESYGYLATPEVRDKDAVSAALLTAEMALYYSKQGKTLLDKLNELYTKFGYFEEHQVAHDFPGLAGLKAMQTLITKLRHNPVNWPEATVKIIDYLKDTDLPKSDVLEYNLAGGTKVIVRPSGTEPKIKFYILAQGEDKAAIDVLVTAIKKIINELLTV
- a CDS encoding methyl-accepting chemotaxis protein, with protein sequence MGIHSLRWKFFFLFLGLGALIFISAALPIFNQYQNFVRQSYESTLTNAVNLVAALHPIESSQVNYLTAEDAGSESSAFHESLTTTLVKIASTFDLAYVYLVERRGTAANRSYYFLASSYDTPGVIDVEEWGEVPPELSAAFNTGIVTLTNQYIDPEWGTLVTAFLPIWEAGQVIAVWAADFNVRDVNDLRTRSLITFFITLAISLVISLVFAFLVSVSFSATVQNIEEIADALAKMNFAAGFSSYRKDELGLIQKALMEIRNSLKTNINKLNDHLLQASGRSEQLNGIIVSSLDNLGSINDSIKNMQDSTDLQKLAIVRTSTSVNEITNSIDALNQAIKLQASQVTNSSQTVQQMIAGTEALSPMVQDASKTTDALSRTSAEGHAMLLRLAEEVRQIETEAVALQVANKSIADITGRTNILAMNAAISAAHAGEAGKGFAVVAGEIRKLAELSAKESGNISLRISEIERRISQVGTVSSETVDTMNLIFDEIKEMDKSFGLVFNMVNTTAAKQEEGSAQIIEALKTIQKTIENVGDGAAAILKQSEIINQDMQQLDESSETVKKRVENVQDASVRIAELLNTAKEPEAEPS